From the genome of Saccharomyces kudriavzevii IFO 1802 strain IFO1802 genome assembly, chromosome: 16:
AACAATGCGGCGAGCGCAAACAATAACGCAGACAACAAGTCCGAAACCTTCAACAAGATTAAGCTGTTGGCTATGAAGAAATTCCCCACCCATTTCCATTACTATAAAAACGAAGACAAACACAATCCTTCaccagaagaaatcaaacaGCAAACTGTTCTAAATAATAATGCGGCCTCCTCATTGCCAGAGGAGCTGCTAAACGCACTAGATAAAGGTATGGAAAACCTAAGACAACAACAGCCGCAACAGCAGGTTCAGAGTTCACAGCCGCAGCCGGAGCACCAACAGTTGCAGCAACAGTCAAGCGGTCAAAGGCCAAATTATTATCCCGAACCATTActacaacagcaacaaagAAATACTCAGgagcaacaacagcaagtCCCCATGGCTGCAACCAGGGCTACTCAGTATCCTCCGCAAGTAAACGccaatattttcaatactAACCAAGCATCTGTACAACCTCAAATGAGATCTAATTCACAGCAGCCACCTCAAGATAAACCAGCTGGTCAGTCAATTTGGTTGTAAGCAATATATATCGcacacatatatatgtatatatatacatatatataatattacatatatacatacacaCAATCCCATATCGAGTTCACATCTACAACTTTAACGTGTCTTTTTTCCCTAATACAAAAGATAAGAATCGaatatttttcttaaattttatttttttcacctcGGCAAGAAAATTAAGGGGGAGGAGCACCTTTTTGGccaatttgttttttaattGTAAAAAAGGGCCAACAATCGAAGATCAatcaggaaaaaagaaaggtcTCATAGAGGGTCCCATAAAAGAGGGTAGTCAATTCGTGTTTTGGATAGCCAGCTTGCCTTACAGTGTCCGATTAGAAAACAATCACGAGACAATAACGAAGGAAGGTCAGGAAAGTTTGTGCAAGTACACAGCCGGCACAAACAGTAGCTTCATCCAGGTTAAATTATAAACCGTTGAACATTGTCGGTATGCAATTCATTGCAGGACACACTCAACCAGTTGGTCAGTCAATTCAGCAGCAAAACGCAAATACGCAGGGACAAGGTGTCCTACAAACGCATCATGACCTACAACAgcgacaacaacaacagcagcagcagcagcatcaCCATCAACAGCTTTTGTCATCTCAATTGCCTCAGAAGTCTCTGGTATCCAAGGGTAAATATACGCTACATGACTTCCAGATCATGAGGACGCTTGGCACTGGGTCTTTTGGTAGAGTTCACCTGGTGCGTTCTGTTCACAATGGACGGTATTATGCTATAAAAGTTctaaaaaaacaacaagtTGTGAAAATGAAGCAGGTGGAGCATACTAACGATGAACGACGTATGCTAAAGCTTGTGGAACATCCATTTCTAATTAGAATGTGGGGGACGTTTCAAGACGCTAAAAATATCTTTATGGTGATGGATTATATTGAAGGTGGTGAActcttttcattattgaGGAAGTCTCAAAGATTTCCTAATCCTGTAGCAAAATTTTATGCCGCAGAGGTCATTTTGGCATTGGAATATTTGCATGCTCACAATATTATTTATAGGGATTTGAAGCCAGAGAACATCTTGTTGGATAGAAATGGCCATATCAAGATAACCGATTTTGGGTTTGCTAAAGAAGTGCAAACAGTTACATGGACTCTTTGTGGGACTCCGGACTATATTGCTCCCGAAGTTATTACCACAAAGCCATACAATAAATCTGTGGATTGGTGGTCACTAGGTGTTCTAATCTACGAAATGCTAGCTGGTTATACACCCTTCTATGATACAACGCCGATGAAGACATATGAAAAGATTTTACAAGGAAAGGTAATATATCCACCATATTTCCATCCCGATGTCGTGGATTTACTAAGTAAACTGATCACTGCAGATTTAACAAGGAGAATCGGTAATTTGCAAAGTGGCTCTAGGGATATCAAAGCCCATCCGTGGTTCAGTGAAGTGGTCTGGGAAAGGCTATTGGCAAAGGACATTGAAACGCCATACGAGCCTCCTATTACATCGGGTATCGGTGACACTTCTTTATTTGATCAGTATCCCGAAGAACAATTAGATTACGGTATCCAAGGTGATGATCCATATGCAGAATactttcaagatttttaaACCAAAAACTAAAATGACtccttttcattacttcccttttctttttctatttcaaCAAAGACCTGTGTCCTGAGAGACCTCTTGCGTGTTATCTGCTATGAGCTAGTTCATatagtaaagaaaaaggaagatgaaAGGAAAGAACATTCATTAAATACCTTCTATACTACAATTCATTTTAATACAGCACCATATTTACATACAGGCATTTAGTTTCTTAGAGAAGCTTCGCAACAAAGAAGGAATCATGTATATTTGGTTTTTTCATGTGCAGGATACTCGAATAACATGCCTATTCCCTTTTCGACGGCTATCTACTATGTAAACGTTTATTTAGAAGATTTAACCAAAAAGCCAACAGCTGGTAAGTTCGTACCCGCTCAGCAGATGGTAAATTGCCTGTGAGAGTAGCTCATATCAAGAGCTCGTTAATCATATCGCAATCTGCGAGTTTTTGgacaataaaaatttttcaacacaTTCAGCTGTAAAATACCTTATTCATACCCATAGacctttgattttttcttgaagaacaaaacatTTCCCCATTAATGCATTGTCAATGTCTGCATTGAATAATATCGACAGATATTTCACCAGAACCATGACTGTTTTGAAGTGGAAGCCGCCTCATTATCACTTTGATATTAGAGCCGGATCAATAGAACTCAGCTCACTAAAttcgtcatcattaaaATGAAGCAAGGCTTCGTAGTTGTAGTTTAACATACCAAAGTTATCCTTCGTGTCCTTACCTAGACTTGTAGTGATATCTGTGGCAGAGGTTGGTGCATTACTTTTGTTGTCCTTGAAAAGTTTAATGACCTCGTCCTCGTAAGGAACATGTGTTTCCATGAAATTTGAGGAGGAAGACGCTTTGGATTCTGAGATAGCTAACTCCATATTGTTTTGTGGGAAGATTTCTGCGGCAATTGAGGGAAATATCGAAGTGGATGAAGATTCTGCCCTCGGATCTACTAAAAGCTCCATCAGACCTTGATCTGGGTTTGAAGTAGCATTATCGTTACTAAACATATCGGTGAAGTCAATTTCGTTTAAATTCATCAGTGACTCTTCGTTTACCCTCGATACACATGAACTCTGAGCTTTGAagttatcaaaaaatcctgTTGTACGTTGatttatattcaaattcGTTTTTAAAGTTGATTTCGAGCTCTCCGTCTGCTTAGATCTTATTTTAGAGACGGaatttttattgattttgagaaaactttttttagaCGTTAAAGGGGGATTTGATAGCGGAAGGAAAATGTTATTGAAagcttcaatttccttGGTTAGACCACAGTCGCAGGAGATGATTGGGGTTGCAAGTGGTAAGTTCAGACTTGTCTTATATTCCAATTCTCCGAATGTTTTGATA
Proteins encoded in this window:
- the TPK2 gene encoding cAMP-dependent protein kinase catalytic subunit TPK2 (similar to Saccharomyces cerevisiae TPK2 (YPL203W); ancestral locus Anc_6.214), giving the protein MQFIAGHTQPVGQSIQQQNANTQGQGVLQTHHDLQQRQQQQQQQQHHHQQLLSSQLPQKSLVSKGKYTLHDFQIMRTLGTGSFGRVHLVRSVHNGRYYAIKVLKKQQVVKMKQVEHTNDERRMLKLVEHPFLIRMWGTFQDAKNIFMVMDYIEGGELFSLLRKSQRFPNPVAKFYAAEVILALEYLHAHNIIYRDLKPENILLDRNGHIKITDFGFAKEVQTVTWTLCGTPDYIAPEVITTKPYNKSVDWWSLGVLIYEMLAGYTPFYDTTPMKTYEKILQGKVIYPPYFHPDVVDLLSKLITADLTRRIGNLQSGSRDIKAHPWFSEVVWERLLAKDIETPYEPPITSGIGDTSLFDQYPEEQLDYGIQGDDPYAEYFQDF
- the AFT2 gene encoding Aft2p (similar to Saccharomyces cerevisiae AFT1 (YGL071W) and AFT2 (YPL202C); ancestral locus Anc_6.211): MTAKSMKSIISFPMSASKTGKMKLTASPDNLASMMSRDQNKLIHLDPVPSFRDRHEIKPWLQKIFYPQGIDIVIERSDTGKVTFKCRSVRSSVGSNLKLKRTSSRSHACPFRIRAAYSVRLQKWNVVVMNNIHAHELRFDLITKTDDYKKFKENLRQKNDVKAIKTFGELEYKTSLNLPLATPIISCDCGLTKEIEAFNNIFLPLSNPPLTSKKSFLKINKNSVSKIRSKQTESSKSTLKTNLNINQRTTGFFDNFKAQSSCVSRVNEESLMNLNEIDFTDMFSNDNATSNPDQGLMELLVDPRAESSSTSIFPSIAAEIFPQNNMELAISESKASSSSNFMETHVPYEDEVIKLFKDNKSNAPTSATDITTSLGKDTKDNFGMLNYNYEALLHFNDDEFSELSSIDPALISK